From Cydia fagiglandana chromosome 6, ilCydFagi1.1, whole genome shotgun sequence, the proteins below share one genomic window:
- the LOC134665561 gene encoding 15-hydroxyprostaglandin dehydrogenase [NAD(+)]-like, translated as MAACGLKMSANIEDKIFVVTGGAVGVGAGIVRALLAENARHVAYLDIREREGEALEAELSRNFGALRAKFIKCDIADEHQLNSAFTQVIDKYRRLDGVVNNAGVVNTDETQYFKKIIDINFTATIQSSLVALDLMRADKGGAGGTILNISSLRALRGDSQLPVYAATKTAVLHFSNSIGGKEYNLKTNVRVMTVCLGPTDTAILHRNSLIEDKDSAFTSNADQRQRVESAVTGIIEVIRGGQSGTTWMVSNDNPAVDITKNVNESYEVIAKGVKDLLLGP; from the exons ATGGCCGCTTGTGGTTTAAAAATGTCGGCAAATATTGAAGACAAAATATTTGTGGTGACCGGCGGTGCTGTTGGGGTTGGTGCTGGAATTGTCAGGGCACTGTTAGCGGAAAATGCGAGG CACGTCGCTTACCTCGATATAAGAGAGCGCGAAGGCGAGGCGCTAGAAGCCGAACTCTCCAGGAACTTTGGCGCCCTAAGAGCCAAGTTCATAAAATGCGATATTGCCGACGAGCATCAGCTCAACTCGGCGTTCACGCAAGTTATAGACAAATATCGTCGGCTAGACGGTGTCGTTAATAACGCCGGCGTTGTGAACACCGATGAGACGCAGTACTTTAAGAAGATCATTGACATTAACTTT ACAGCCACAATCCAAAGTTCGTTAGTGGCATTAGACTTAATGCGGGCCGACAAAGGAGGCGCGGGTGGCACAATCCTCAATATTTCTTCCTTAAGGGCTCTCAGAGGTGACAGTCAGCTACCTGTGTATGCTGCCACAAAAACCGCGGTGCTTCATTTCAGCAATTCCATTGGG GGAAAAGAGtacaatttaaaaacaaatgtgAGAGTTATGACTGTTTGCCTTGGTCCCACTGATACTGCAATCCTACACAGAAACAGCTTGATAGAAGATAAAGACTCTGCGTTCACATCCAACGCAGACCAAAGACAAag GGTTGAGTCGGCTGTGACAGGCATTATAGAGGTCATCCGTGGAGGCCAAAGTGGAACTACGTGGATGGTTTCCAATGACAATCCAGCTGTGGACATCACAAAAAACGTCAACGAAAGCTATGAAGTTATTGCCAAAGGTGTCAAAGATTTGTTATTGGGACCATGA